aaaaataatttcatccattttagaataaggctgtaatgtaacaaaacgtggagAAAGGGAGCGGGTTGGAATACTTTCAGAAAGCACTGTATACCTAAAGGGTCCTATCATTCTAAATCAAGTAGCTAAATTATCCAAGGTATCTTAAAATAATTCCATATGTTCCACATTACTCTGCACCAGCTAAATCAGGGGCAGGATTTTACTTTTAATGGGAGACACGCCTCTGGTGGGCGTGCCGCAAGAGGTGAAAACTACGAGCTCAACCTTTCTCTCTCGTCATGACTACAGAAGACGTCTTCGTCCGATTGAAGTTCAGTGCGTTTTCCTTTGAACCGTGCACGAAATGTCAACGATGGGCAGCTCTCTGTGCGCCGCGGCACTTTTAGCTTTTCTGGTCTTTTCTTTAAGACTTTTTGTGAACAGTTGGCACTTCAGAGTTCATAAAGGAATTTTTACCAATGGAACTATTGAGGATGGTTTTGTTATGGAGCGCAACGGATTAGTTCATGAACTCAACGAAAGACGCAAGGAAATTCTTCCTTTCCTCATCTCTTCTGGGGTAAAGAGGTTATTGGATGAATCGGGACACTTTGGGCAGCACCAATCATTTGAAAGTAACCATGTGGATATTAGTTTGGAGAATGAGAATTACGTTTCCAGTGGATCTATTAGAATGAATAAGGATCATATTGGCTGTGATCAGCTTGTTGATATGAAAGTTGTGGATATCCTTGGCTCGGGCTATACCAAAATAGTCCTTAAAGTCGTGCTATCGGAGGGACAGTCGGTGGCATTGAAAACGGTGTACGATCAAGGAACTGACATGGGGAGATGTCTCGAGGATTTTAAAGACCCCTTGGGCTGTCACGAGCTCGTGTCTTTTAAACTGAAAAAAGAAATCGTTTTATTGCAGAGACTGCAACATCCAAACATCATAAAGGTACGCGAATAAAGTATTATTCATTCAATAAATAATTAGCCGAAGGTAAAAATGtagaatataactttattgatCTCCAGGGTGTATAGGCTAATCAAGGtgtcagaagcttacatacatcACAAACACACAATATAAGCGTTACAGACAACATGGCCTACAGTGCTAGAAACCTACAAACGTCAACCACATTGATGCGACTTTGCTGTCTTTTTAAGGAGCTAACTGCTTCCCTGTGCCTATATATGCTCTGCTGCATGTGTAATATCGATGAAAAGCCTCACTGCATCTGTAGGACCTTCTCATGTAATTCAATTAAACCTCTTGAACTGCCCTTGGGTCGCAGTTCTGCATCAGCAGCTGGAGGAGATACAATGTCCCTTTCTGTCTGTTAACCTGGAATAGGTATAACAATCACCAAAGTCTATTTGATCAATCCATTACGGTCAAATTTGCAACTTGAATGTAAACAATCCTAACCTGTTTACAGGCTACCGTGTAACAGTTTAATGAATACCTTTGTGAGCGCACTTGCACCTATTCACTGTAATAGGCCAGAGTAGAACACCACATTTAACTGGTTTGTCCTGAGAACATGTGTTTTGATAATATAATTCCGCGCTCACATACTTTTCTCCCTATGCTTTACTAGTTTACATTCCCGGTGTCAGGTTTACTGTGACACTAATAATGCAGTATAATATATTTCCTTTCTGCAGCTCCGAGGCCACTGCGAGGACAGTGTGGGGGCAGGAGGCATCACAGCCATCCTGGAGCAGGGCTTCCCACTGCAGATGATCCAGCTCCTACAGAGCCCCTGGGAGGAACGATTTCGGGTAAGAAGACCACtaggccctctgtctctctctgatctctcactcacacacacacacacacacttaatctccctctctctaccacgcccctcctcctccacatccCTGGAGAGAGTGTTAATCAGGAGTGGCCCACCCCCTGGCTCCCTCTGGGGCATACCTGGGGTGGGGATGGGGGGTGGAGAAGGAGCTGCTGTTGGAGGATGACATTCTTAGCCTGGAGTGGATTAACCCAGGCCCCATCTCCATTCCAACTGAGCCTGATCAAATACTCCGAAGGACAGATGTCTGCGTTCAGGCGGATCTCGAATGTCGGTCCCCGCTTCTCGCGCCTTAAGCCCTCTACTATCTTCTAGTGTGCGTAGTGCGTACTGTGTGTGTGACACTGaccgtgtgtgcatgtgtgtgagggaGCATGCATGAGTGTGCGTGGGTATATGTCCAGAAGTACATAAGTGTTCCTGTTTCCAAATATGTACGTATCATAACACATGGTGAAGAGTCCTTCAGGCCATGTAATTTCAACCATCCAGGAAAGTGAGAAATGAGTAACAGTGAGCAACAGTAGGGGTGAGGTGTTAAAGGAACACTTCTTTCAACGTGCCTGGTCTCTCGGAGCAAAACGCTTCACTGCAAAACGCATCACTGCTGTAGAGTCATCCAAAAAAGTGTTTGGTTTCATCCACCTCTGTTTTTATAGTGCTGCGGCTGCACTGTGGGACGTTCTACGGACTCGTCGGGTTACCTAATGTCCCAACTATGTTTGCAGCGTGACAAAATCATTTTCTGCCGCGTCAACGCGTAGCAAATGCTACTCGTTTCATTTCTTTGTGGGCTGTCCCGGGCATGATGCTTGCTTCACCGCTTTGTTTCATCTTGACAATTCTTCTATGGCTCATGTTATACAGGAATGTGGTAGTAAGCATAGATGTGATGTGAAGCAGCAACTGCAGAAATGTTCCTGAAAAAGCAGTGTGATACAAGAAGAGTCTTTGTGCAATATAATCTGTTTTCTTCTTTCCTTTTTAGAGTGGGTAACACTTTACAGGACGTTGCCCATAAACCAGTGTTGTACCCTTTTAATTACACTTGTAACCACAATGTATTAGCAACTTGTCACACAACACTTAAGTATTTTCTTGCACGTGTTTTTTTACATAGCACAGGACATAGGCGAAAGAGCAGGCAGTCACAAGAATACTATCACGTACGATGCCATTATCCTCATGTCACCAAGTACATATGACATATACTGTACGTGTCAATGCACAACAGAGTAGACAACGGCAACCATAATGTCAACAACATCCAACCTGTACATTTTTTTCCCTCAGGTTTGTTTGGGCCTGGTGAGGCTCCTCCACTACCTCTCCCACTCCCCTCTGGGCTCAGTGGCTCTGTTGGACTTCCAGCCCCGTCAGTTTGTCATGGTGTCTGGGGAGCTGAAGCTCACAGACCTGGATGACGCCAGCGTGTCGGAGCCTGCCTGTCAGATGGACCAGGACTGCATCTTACAGTTTCCCCTCCGCAACTTCAGCCTGCCCTGCTCGGCCCAGGGAGTGTGTGAGGGCCTCAACGAGATGAGGAATCTCTACAACGCCTACAGGTGATATAGCTGCACTCCAATTGCTAGGCTAAATCTGGGTAAAAAAAAACAGAGCCATTTTCAAGTGTTTTGCCAGGTTGGTGAGATGTCATTGCTGCACTCCTAGGGATAGTTTCCCAGATCCAGATGAAGCCTAAGCTTCTGCTAGACTAAAAAACATGCTTAACGGAGTATCTCcaataaccaggtttccatccaaccatttcatgtcgggacaattttataaatgccgacagacaatttgttcgttcgacatggtgggatattTTTCTGCcggtaaaatgaattatgcgagaaatggcagtgcaaatattgatataataaccatcatatctaggtaaacttggagtcacgcgatggaAATCATGTAGTTCATTAGGCTATAGATTAAAtaagggtggtgaaagtgcacttGATTAGCTTGATGCTTGATGGAATTTAACtgcaaaagttatttttatgtgcaccaTGTCATCACGCACATACTTTTATCCATAATAAGTCCGTTTGATAGAAACACATCTCTAGCTGTGGAAAGGGAAATTTGTCCTGCTTTGGAAAGGTGGAAAGGTGGGTGAGATGTGTTATAGCTCGCTTTGTTCTGTGACGCTGCCATTTTGTAGGCTATTCACTCATGATTCTGCCAGGTTTACTGCACGCTTGGTTTAATACTGTGATGAAGAGTCAACATTTCATGAATTATGTGACGGGACTTGTCTAAATGAGAAGTGTTTCTTTTACCCTGCCTCAGGTATTTTTTCACCTATCTGCTGCCTCACCAAGCCCCGCCTGCCCTGAGACATCTGGTGGATCACATCATGAATTCAACGGGTGAGGACTGGAGTAGACTGAACATGACCCGCCATTACTATTAGTAATTTGGAAAGACATAATATGGCCCTTTCATATGTCATGTTAGAGCCTAGAGGTTTTCCCTAACCATGTGCGCCTGACTAGGAAAAACTTTAGGCCCTAGTTGGAGTTGGTCATACTCTTCCATGTGAACAATACCATTTCCCCCACATATGAACATAACTAGAGTCAGGTATTTTGACCGACCACATtggcctgaccaggaaaaacaaaTTGTTCACATATGACCAAGCGTGTGACCAATTCCAGTGGTGTTTCCACTCATACCTTTTCTGTGCTGACCTGTTCCGCTGTGTTTCTCCAGGAGAGCTGAAAGGGGATGTGAATGACATGCTGGAAGCCTTTGAAGACATGCTCCATCTGTACAAATCCGGCCTGCACCTGGACAACACGCCTCCGTCAATAATCAGAGGTAAGAAGTGAACCCCTTCTTACCACagtctcctgttttctttgattCTTTGGTCTAAATGGCTTATACAGTGCTCCAGACTGGCCCAGCTCCTGCAGCTGTATTTTCCATGCTCAAGCTGCTCAATGGTTTATACAGCTACATTATGAATAGTAATCAtcgtaagcctgggaagtggatTGATTGGACTGAGTCTGGGAATATGAAGGAATGCTTTAGACCAACAGTGTTGTGATGTATTAACACTGTAAGCCGCTAGGTCATGGCAAAGCAGTTTCACAGTTCCTTTTTAGGACTCTAGTTCTCCAGTACGTGTCTTCAGTTACAGGCAAAACTGATTCCTGGGCCTATAGATCTCATGAATGGTCTGCGTATGTTGACTTAGAATTTTCCGAGTATCTGGAACTCCGTAGACAGAGGATATACATGGGAGACTCACTGTCCAAGACTTAAAATTAAACAGATAATCCCAATGTCTTCCCTTTTTCCAGATGATTTTCTTCTACCGAGTGTTCTTATAAAGAACCTTGAAGTGACCCTCTGTTTGCCGCACTAATGCCCCAACTGGAGCGCTTGTTCCCCTATTAATATGCCCCCCCCAACATTTTTAACCCCGGCCTTGTAGGTTTAGGTGAAGGAGTACCAATGGAGTAACATGACACCCCTGCCATCTTCCCCTCACTGTGAATGAGTCGACTTCTGTTCTGATGTTGGGTCGGAGGGGGTCAGGCGCTCCTAATTTGCGGCCCATGAAAATGTTTAGCAGATGAGTAAGGCCCAGGCCCCACAGCGCCTCTGAAAGACTCTGGTGtttcttctcccccccccccccattagatTATACAGTCATGAAAGGCATGAGCACCTCTGGAAATCTGGAATACAGATGCTGGCCCTCGTACAACCACCAAGGCTGCATGCTGTCGGTGCACAGCAACAAGGAGGCGGCCTTCATCTGTAACTCCCTTCCTCAGTGCACTAGCTTCAGCCTGAGCAACCAGAGGACTTGGACAGGTTAGTGTCACTGACCGTCAGCCTTGAGGCATTGACCGAATTGTGGTTGTCATCTTGAGTGGAATTGGACAATTATTTATCTTTGAGAACTCCTAGTTCTCATTAGGAAGCATGTCTAAAGCATTCACATTTAAACCCCGTAATACTTAAGTGCTAGGTGACCTTTTCTGGGTGCTCTCTTTATTGAACATTTGGCCTTTAAACCTGGTTTCAAGCTCCAAGTGTGATGTACTGTAATTCTGAGTCACTGAAGAACTTTACTTTGGCATTTTTGTTATTTCTCTGCCTTTGCTTGTCTGCAGGACGGCTCCTCGCCTCGTTCCAAAGTGGTTTCAGCCATTTGGTTACAGATGGGAACTCGGAGGTGTATTTGAAAAAGACCAAAGCATCACCAGGAACTACAGTGTAAGGAGTGGGACAACGGGAGTTGGGGAATGCAGGGAGTGTGTTTTTGAAGCGAATGAAGGAATGTGATATATTTATAGGGCTTTTGCTCAGTGGCTTGTTTGATCTGGCTGCCAATCCTGCATGCTGCCAATAATTATTTAAAGGGATTTCCCATCAGATATAATTATGAAAAAAATAGTGCCCTCACTGTTCAGTCTCAACCCCCCTCACCCCCGCTTCTCTTTATTTgcattgtgtgttgtgtttgcgAGGCTACATTGGTCCAGTGGTAGGACTCGAAGCTCCACACTAACTGTTTGATGCCTGgatgagaaaaaaaaagaaaaacaagctCTTAAACAACTACACTTTGATGTTAATGCGCCATGAAACTTTGTGGCTTGGCGTAGGGATACGGGTTTGTGCATCGAGGGCTGCACATGGTAACAAGCATATAAGTGCTTACATCACAGCAGTCGGCCTAGATGATTACAACCATTCCAGTCCCCAGTAGTTGTCTTTGATTTTAATGGCAAATTAAGTTAATGCCATATGTGATGTTAAAATGTAATTATCATTACATTGTTTGTGTATAATATGTACACCTTGTGGGTGTGAACCTGTTTAACTTTTTCAATGAAAGGGA
This Salvelinus fontinalis isolate EN_2023a chromosome 16, ASM2944872v1, whole genome shotgun sequence DNA region includes the following protein-coding sequences:
- the LOC129813414 gene encoding extracellular tyrosine-protein kinase PKDCC-like; translation: MSTMGSSLCAAALLAFLVFSLRLFVNSWHFRVHKGIFTNGTIEDGFVMERNGLVHELNERRKEILPFLISSGVKRLLDESGHFGQHQSFESNHVDISLENENYVSSGSIRMNKDHIGCDQLVDMKVVDILGSGYTKIVLKVVLSEGQSVALKTVYDQGTDMGRCLEDFKDPLGCHELVSFKLKKEIVLLQRLQHPNIIKLRGHCEDSVGAGGITAILEQGFPLQMIQLLQSPWEERFRVCLGLVRLLHYLSHSPLGSVALLDFQPRQFVMVSGELKLTDLDDASVSEPACQMDQDCILQFPLRNFSLPCSAQGVCEGLNEMRNLYNAYRYFFTYLLPHQAPPALRHLVDHIMNSTGELKGDVNDMLEAFEDMLHLYKSGLHLDNTPPSIIRDYTVMKGMSTSGNLEYRCWPSYNHQGCMLSVHSNKEAAFICNSLPQCTSFSLSNQRTWTGRLLASFQSGFSHLVTDGNSEVYLKKTKASPGTTV